The Longimicrobiales bacterium genome contains the following window.
CCCGCCATCTGTCCTCCATTTGATGTTGAGGAAACGGTGCGCTCAATAAGGAACAACTCGTCTCGACGCGCGCACGTCAATCAGTTCCGACATCGGCAAAGTGCTCCCTCCGTTCCGCGGAGAGCACGCCGTTCACATTGCGGATCGCTCGCATGACCTTCTTCAGGTGTTGCAGATCGCCGACCTCGACAACGAACGAGCCCGTCATGCCGCCGTCGTATGACTTGATCTCCGCCGAGCCGATGTTCGTACCCGTTTCGGTAATCGCCAGCGCGATGTCCGACAGCAACCCACGCCGATCGGTGCCCTCCACGACCACCCGCACGAAGAATCGGTCCTGGGATTCCGCTTCCCATTCGATCTCGACCCGTCGCTCAGGATGCTCCGACAGGTTCAGCACGTTGGGACAATCTGTGCGATGGATCGAGATTCCGCGACCCCGGGTGATGTAGCCGATCACCGAATCGCCCGGCACCGGCTGACAGCACTGCGAGTACCGGATCATCATGTTGTCGACGCCCTGGATGCGGACGCCGCGGTCGCTCTTCCGGACCTTGCTGACGAACCGCTCGAAGGCAGTCGGTGGCTTCGGCGGCTTGGGCTCTTCGCCGGGATACAGCTCCTTCAGGATCGCCGTCGGCCCCAGGTCCCCGCGGCCCAAGGCCGCGAGCACGTGGTCGAAGTCGGGCAGGTTGAGCGCACGTGCCGTTTCGGCCATGGCCGCCTCGGTCGGCTTCTCCTTCTTCGCCCGGCGCAGTTCCCGCTCGAACAGCTCCTTCCCCAGCTCCAGCGAGACGCGGCCCTCCTGGCTCTTGACGAAGCTACGGATCTTCTGACGCGCACGCGCCGTCTTGACGAACGCCAGCCAGTCGCGCGACGGGCGCTGCTTCGCGTCCGTCGTGATGTCCACGGTGTCGCCGTTCTTCAGCTCCCGGGACAGCGGGGCAATCCGCCCATTCACCTTCGCGCCAGCGCAGTGCAGCCCGACCTCGGTGTGGACCGCGAACGCGAAGTCGATCGGCGTCGCACCGCGCGGAAGCTGCTTGACGTCGCCCTTCGGGGTGAAGACGAAGATCTCGTCCTGGAAGAGGTCGATCCGGAGGAACTCCATGAACTCCTCCGGCTCCCGCGTGTCCTGCTGCCACTCGAGCACCTGGCGGAACCAGGACAGCGTCTCGTCCACCTCGTCACTCGGGCGCTGCGAGCCCTCTTTGTAGCGCCAGTGCGCCGCGATACCGTACTCGGCGGTCCGATGCATCTCGCCGGTGCGGATCTGGATTTCGTAGAGCCGGCCGCCGGGGCCGAAAATGGTCGTGTGCAGCGACCGGTACATGTTGGACTTCGGCGTGGCGATGTAGTCGTGGAACCGCTCCTGGAGCGGTGTCCACTTGTTGTGGATCACGCCGAGCGCGTGGTAGCAGTTGGCGATCGTGTCCGTGACGACGCGGATCGCCATGAGGTCGTAGATCTCCTCGTACGGGCGCGCGCGCTTCTGCATCTTCCGGAAGATGGACCAGAGATGCTTGGGCCGCCCGTACACCTCGCACGGGATGCCTGCCGTGCGCAGCTCGTCCTCGAGCGGATGGCGCAGCGCCTCGATGTTCTCTTCCCGCTCCGCCCGCTTGTCAGCGATTTTCTTGGCGAGCGTGCGGTACTCGTCCGGCTCCAGGTGCTTGAAGGCGAGGTCCTCGAGCTCCCAGCGGATCTGCGCCATGCCGAGCCGGTGCGCGAGCGGCGCGTAGATCTCGCGCGTCTCGGTCGCAATGCGACGCCGCTTGTCCGGCCGCAGGTGCTCCAGGGTGCGCATGTTGTGCAGCCGGTCCGCCAGCTTGATCAGGATGACGCGCGCGTCCTGCGCCATCGACAGCAGCAGCTTGCGGTAGTTCTCGACCTGCTGCTCCGTCGACGAGCGGAACTGCACCTTGCCGATCTTGGTGACGCCGTCCACGATGCGCGCGGCCTGCGCGCCGAACTCCTTTTCGACGTCGTCCAGCGTGAAGATCGTGTCCTCGACCACGTCGTGGATCAGTGCCGACGCGACCGTGAGCGTGTCCAGGTGCAGGTCGGCCAGGATCTTGGCGACCTCGACCGTGTGATCCAGGTACGCCTCGCCCGAGGCGCGCTTCTGCCCCTCGTGCGCAGTCTCGCTGAAGCGGTACGCGCGCACGATCATGTCCACGTCGAGCCGGTCGATGTAGGGCTCGATGGACTGGCGCAGGCGCGACGGCAGCGCGTCGAGCCCGCTTTCGTCGGGCAGAATCGGGACTGTGCTGGCCATCCTTGTTTCTACTCCCCGCGCCGGCGGCGGTTCACGTGGCCGGCCGCTTGCCCGGCCGTGGAGCGGTCGGTAGGCTCAAGAAGGGGTCCACTACTCAACCTTTTCCCGTGAGCGAATGCGCATCCTGATCACCGGCGCCGCCGGCTTTCTCGGTTCCCATCTCTGCGATCGATTCCTCGCCGAGGGCCACGAGGTCATCGGCATGGACAACTTCATCACCGGCTCACCGGAGAACATCGCGCACCTGATCGGGCATCCGGGATTCCGGTTCGTCGAGCACAACGTCGTCGACTACATCTATACCGAGGGTCCGCTGGACGGCGTGCTGCACTTCGCGAGCCCCGCAAGCCCGGTCGATTACCTCGAGCACCCGATCCCGACGCTCAAGGTCGGCTCCCTCGGCACGCACAAGACGCTGGGCCTCGCCAAGGCCAAGGGCGCCCGCTACCTGCTCGCCTCGACGTCCGAGGTGTACGGCGATCCGCAGGTGCATCCCCAGCCCGAGACCTACTGGGGTCACGTCAACCCGATCGGTCCGCGCGGCGTCTATGACGAGGCCAAGCGCTTCGCGGAGGCCATGACGATGGCGTACCGCACGTACCACGACCTCGACACGCGCATCGTCCGCATCTTCAACACGTACGGGCCGCGCATGCGGCCCGCCGACGGTCGCGTCGTGTCGAACTTCATCGTGCAGGCCCTGCGCAACGAGCCGCTCTCGCTGTACGGCGACGGCTCGCAGACGCGGTCCTTCTGCTACGTTGCGGACGAGGTGGACGGCATCTACCGGCTCTTCATGTCCGACGTGCACGAGCCGGTGAACATCGGCAACCCGCACGAGTTCACCGTGCGCGAGCTGGCGGAGAAGGTCATCGAGCTGACCGGCAGCGAATCCGCCATCCAGTCACTGCCGCTTCCGGAGGACGATCCCAAGGTGCGACGTCCCGACATCACGCGCGCCCGCGAGCTGCTCGGCTGGGAGCCCAGGCACTCGCTCGAGGAGGGATTGAAGCTGACGATCCCCTACTTCCGTGAGCGCGTCGAGCGCGGTGCGACGGCGCGCGTGCTGACCGACACCGGCGCGCAGGCCGCGCCCTCGGCGCAGACGCCCTAGCCGGTCAGTCCCGCTGCTGCGCGCGTCCGGGCTGCTCCGCCAGCGCCAGGTACGCGCGCAGCTGCGGTGAGTCGATCCCCTCCGCGCGGCACGCGTCCCACTCCGCACGCGCCGCATCCGGATCCCCGTCACGCAGCAGCGCCAGCCCCAGGTCCAGCCGTGCCGGCGTGTAGGACGGCGTGTCCAGCACGACCCGCCGCAGCATCCGCACGGCTTCCTTGACGCGCCCCAGCTCGAGCAGCGCCTTGCCAGCACGGTGGCGCACGTCCGGGAAGTTGGGCCGCAGCTCCAGGGCGGTCCTGTACTCGCGCCACGCGCGCTCGTGCGCACCGACCGCCGTGTACAGGTCGCCGATGTGTGCGTGCGCATTGGCGATGCGCGCGGCCGCGATCGCCGGGATCCCGTCGGCAGCGGACTGCTCGCGAGCGCTCGCCCGTTCGAGCGTTTCCCGCGACTCGTCGAAGCGGCCGAGGTCGTTCAGTACGAGCGCCCGGTTGAGCAGCGCCTCGACGTACTCCGGGTTGATCGCGATGGCCGCGTCCAGCTCGTCGAGCGCCGCCTCGGAATCACCGAGCAGCGCCAGCGAGATGCCGGCCAGGTTGCGCATGTCCGCGTACGCGGGGCGCGTGCTCAGGATGCGACGCGCGAGGTCGAGAGAGGTCGCGTACTCCGCGCGCTCGAAGGCGGCGTATGCCGCCGCCACGTCCGGTGCCTTCAGGTCCATGCTCGGAGTATAGGCTGCAGAGCTGCGACCTGCCACCGCGCGTCAGTCGCGCAGCAGGCCGGCCTCCACGAAGGACGTGTAGCGGGCATCACCGATCACGACGTGATCCACCACCGGAATGCCCACAACCCTGCCCGCCTCCGCGAGCTGCTGCGTCACGCTGCGGTCCTCCGGCGAGGGCGTCGGGTCACCGGATGGATGGTTGTGCAGCAGGATGATCGCCGCCGCGCCCTCGGCGATCGCGGCGCGGAACACCTCGCGCGGGTGCACCAGTGAGCCGTCCAGCGTGCCGCGCGTCACGACCACTTCGCGCAGCACCGCGTGTTGCGTGTTCAGGAGCAGCACCCGGAACTCCTCCTGCGCCAGGTCGCGCAGCGCCGGGGCGCACAGCTCGAAGACGTCGCGCGGCCCGCGGATCACGGCCCGCTCGGCCGGCCCCTCACGGGCCAGCCGGCGGCCGAGCTCGAGTGCGGCCAGGATGCGTGCGCGGCTGACGGGACCGACGCCGCTCAGCCTGTCGCCATGCGGCAGCACTGCTGCGAGCCGCCGGAGCGAGCCACCGGCGCGCGAGAGCAGCTCCGTCGCGAGCTCGGCGGCACTGGCTCCACGAACACCACTGCCGATCAGGATCGCCAGCAGCTCGCGGTCCGAGAGCGCACTCGCACCCGCATGCAGCAGTCGTTCGCGGGGACGCTCACGAAGAGGCCAGGACGTGATCGGGGCCGGCATACCGCGAACGGTTGCCGGCCCGGCGGGGCACTGCCATGGCTGTGGGGCGCTCAGTCGCCGACCGCGACTTCCATCGGCAGCCGCTCGATTGTTTGAAGCCGCATCGGCAGGCCCGGGAAGAAGGCATCGAGATCCTGCCGCATGACTTTCGGATCCCCGCCCTCGAGACCACGCTCCCACAGCGGCAGGCGCGGAAGTACGCGGACCGGACCGGTGACGGAACGGATGATCCGGATCTTCTCGATCGCCGTCTGGCTGGTCTCCTCGTCGGGCGCAGCCAGCTCCTCGTGAAGCTTCTCGCCCGGACGCAGGCCCGTGAACACGATCCGTCCGCGGTAATCCGTCACACCGGAGAGCCGCAGCAGATTCTCCGCGAGATCGAGAATGCGTACCGGGTCCCCCATGTCGAGCATCGCGACATGGCCGCGCAGCTCCGGCAGCAGCGACGCCTGCAGGATGAGCTGCACCGCTTCCGGGATCGTCATGAAGTAGCGCGTCGTTTCCCGATCCGTGACCGTCAGCGGCTGCCCCGCCTTGAGCTGGCGGCGGAAGATGGGTATTACGCTGCCGTTGCTGCCCAGTACGTTGCCGAAACGCACTGCCCCGTAGTTGGTCCCGGGGTGGCGCGCCTGCATTTCCAGCACGATCAGCTCGGCCAGTCGCTTGGTCGCGCCCATCACGTTCGCCGGCCGGACGGCTTTGTCGGTGCTGACGAGAACGAACTTCGCCACGCCGTACTGACCCGCCAGTTCTGCGACGCGCCACGTGCCGATCACGTTGTTGCGGATCGCCTCGCGCGAGTTGCACTCCATCAGCGGCACGTGCTTGTACGCCGCCGCATGGAACACGCGGTCCGGCGCATGGCTCTCGAACACGGCACGCATTGCCGCCGCATCGACGATGTCCGCAATCACCGCGATGATCTCGAGCTGCGGGTGCGCCCGCCGCAGCTCCAAGTCCAGGTAGAAGAGATCGCTCTCCGCCTGGTCGAGCAGCACCAGTGTACGCGGCGAGTTCAGCGCAACCTGGCGCGCGAGCTCCGAGCCGATCGAGCCCGCAGCTCCCGTGATCAACACGGTCGCGCCGCTCATCTCCGCCGTCAGCTCCGGCAGCTCGAGGTTCACCGGCTCCCGCCCCAGCAAGTCCTCGATCCGGACCTCGCGCACCTGGTTCAGTCGCACGTCCCCTGCCAGCACCTCGGCGATGCCTGGCAGCACCTTGAGCGGCAGGCCTGTCGCCTCGCACTTCGCGACGATGCGGCGCAGGTCGGCCGGTGACGCAGATGGCACAGCGATGATCAGCTCCTCTGCGCGCATCGCGTTGCTGATCGGGACGATGTCACGAGTGGCGCCGATCACCTCGATACCGTGGAGTGTGGCGCCCCACATCGTCGGGTCATCGTCCACGATTCCGATAGGCCGGTAACCTGTCGGGAAGCGGATCATTTCACGCACCAGCAGGTTGCCGGCCTCGCCCGCGCCGACCACCAGCACCCGGGTCTTCTCGTGGCCGTTCACATGGCCGTGATTCCGGATCCGCTCGTATCCCAAGCGGTAGCTCAGCCACATGCCGGCCGTGAACCAGCAGACGAGCACGGTCTCCATCGCGACGATCGAGATCGGCACGACAGGATCCAGCGGCAGGACAAACCGGAAGATCACCAGGAAGACGACGGATCCGCAGATGCTGGCCAGCACCAGCCGCGGAATGTTCGTGGCTCCGGTGTAGCGCCAGCGCTCACGCGTCAGGCGAAAGAGGCGGAAGAAGCCGAGTCGGATCGCTACGAACGGCCAGACCGTCCACGCGAAGAGCTGGAGGTAGGCGGCGGGCGGCTGGAAATCGAACCGCAACAGGTAGGCGGAGAAGTAGGCGCCGAACGCCGCAGCCGCATACAGTACCACCGCAAGCCGACGACGCCTGGCGAACAGCGCCGTCAGCCACCCGGTATTGCCTGTCATTTCCTCTGAACCGCTCTCAGCCACAACCCCACCAGAATGC
Protein-coding sequences here:
- a CDS encoding tetratricopeptide repeat protein, whose protein sequence is MDLKAPDVAAAYAAFERAEYATSLDLARRILSTRPAYADMRNLAGISLALLGDSEAALDELDAAIAINPEYVEALLNRALVLNDLGRFDESRETLERASAREQSAADGIPAIAAARIANAHAHIGDLYTAVGAHERAWREYRTALELRPNFPDVRHRAGKALLELGRVKEAVRMLRRVVLDTPSYTPARLDLGLALLRDGDPDAARAEWDACRAEGIDSPQLRAYLALAEQPGRAQQRD
- a CDS encoding UDP-glucuronic acid decarboxylase family protein codes for the protein MRILITGAAGFLGSHLCDRFLAEGHEVIGMDNFITGSPENIAHLIGHPGFRFVEHNVVDYIYTEGPLDGVLHFASPASPVDYLEHPIPTLKVGSLGTHKTLGLAKAKGARYLLASTSEVYGDPQVHPQPETYWGHVNPIGPRGVYDEAKRFAEAMTMAYRTYHDLDTRIVRIFNTYGPRMRPADGRVVSNFIVQALRNEPLSLYGDGSQTRSFCYVADEVDGIYRLFMSDVHEPVNIGNPHEFTVRELAEKVIELTGSESAIQSLPLPEDDPKVRRPDITRARELLGWEPRHSLEEGLKLTIPYFRERVERGATARVLTDTGAQAAPSAQTP
- a CDS encoding bifunctional (p)ppGpp synthetase/guanosine-3',5'-bis(diphosphate) 3'-pyrophosphohydrolase, yielding MASTVPILPDESGLDALPSRLRQSIEPYIDRLDVDMIVRAYRFSETAHEGQKRASGEAYLDHTVEVAKILADLHLDTLTVASALIHDVVEDTIFTLDDVEKEFGAQAARIVDGVTKIGKVQFRSSTEQQVENYRKLLLSMAQDARVILIKLADRLHNMRTLEHLRPDKRRRIATETREIYAPLAHRLGMAQIRWELEDLAFKHLEPDEYRTLAKKIADKRAEREENIEALRHPLEDELRTAGIPCEVYGRPKHLWSIFRKMQKRARPYEEIYDLMAIRVVTDTIANCYHALGVIHNKWTPLQERFHDYIATPKSNMYRSLHTTIFGPGGRLYEIQIRTGEMHRTAEYGIAAHWRYKEGSQRPSDEVDETLSWFRQVLEWQQDTREPEEFMEFLRIDLFQDEIFVFTPKGDVKQLPRGATPIDFAFAVHTEVGLHCAGAKVNGRIAPLSRELKNGDTVDITTDAKQRPSRDWLAFVKTARARQKIRSFVKSQEGRVSLELGKELFERELRRAKKEKPTEAAMAETARALNLPDFDHVLAALGRGDLGPTAILKELYPGEEPKPPKPPTAFERFVSKVRKSDRGVRIQGVDNMMIRYSQCCQPVPGDSVIGYITRGRGISIHRTDCPNVLNLSEHPERRVEIEWEAESQDRFFVRVVVEGTDRRGLLSDIALAITETGTNIGSAEIKSYDGGMTGSFVVEVGDLQHLKKVMRAIRNVNGVLSAERREHFADVGTD
- the radC gene encoding DNA repair protein RadC — translated: MPAPITSWPLRERPRERLLHAGASALSDRELLAILIGSGVRGASAAELATELLSRAGGSLRRLAAVLPHGDRLSGVGPVSRARILAALELGRRLAREGPAERAVIRGPRDVFELCAPALRDLAQEEFRVLLLNTQHAVLREVVVTRGTLDGSLVHPREVFRAAIAEGAAAIILLHNHPSGDPTPSPEDRSVTQQLAEAGRVVGIPVVDHVVIGDARYTSFVEAGLLRD
- a CDS encoding nucleoside-diphosphate sugar epimerase/dehydratase — protein: MTGNTGWLTALFARRRRLAVVLYAAAAFGAYFSAYLLRFDFQPPAAYLQLFAWTVWPFVAIRLGFFRLFRLTRERWRYTGATNIPRLVLASICGSVVFLVIFRFVLPLDPVVPISIVAMETVLVCWFTAGMWLSYRLGYERIRNHGHVNGHEKTRVLVVGAGEAGNLLVREMIRFPTGYRPIGIVDDDPTMWGATLHGIEVIGATRDIVPISNAMRAEELIIAVPSASPADLRRIVAKCEATGLPLKVLPGIAEVLAGDVRLNQVREVRIEDLLGREPVNLELPELTAEMSGATVLITGAAGSIGSELARQVALNSPRTLVLLDQAESDLFYLDLELRRAHPQLEIIAVIADIVDAAAMRAVFESHAPDRVFHAAAYKHVPLMECNSREAIRNNVIGTWRVAELAGQYGVAKFVLVSTDKAVRPANVMGATKRLAELIVLEMQARHPGTNYGAVRFGNVLGSNGSVIPIFRRQLKAGQPLTVTDRETTRYFMTIPEAVQLILQASLLPELRGHVAMLDMGDPVRILDLAENLLRLSGVTDYRGRIVFTGLRPGEKLHEELAAPDEETSQTAIEKIRIIRSVTGPVRVLPRLPLWERGLEGGDPKVMRQDLDAFFPGLPMRLQTIERLPMEVAVGD